Proteins encoded together in one Xenopus laevis strain J_2021 chromosome 6L, Xenopus_laevis_v10.1, whole genome shotgun sequence window:
- the LOC121394695 gene encoding phosphatidylinositol-glycan-specific phospholipase D-like isoform X6, translated as MINISKINTVFLFELIIVFNAITNVTDIYKCVIPTAHRALEFFNQIEGNVNYRELLQKHPEAYQAGSVYPDAFYQGICEQGKCHEVSEDSHWTPFLKTSINYIREVYPQPWDKSAQRLVAFLFGIASHMVSDVSWHSLNIDQGFLKAMGEVDFYGSYAEAHQTGDFGGDVLSRYELNFDYLEAKWYIPVKDLFNIYNLYYGKTIIEENTITHCTYILFLEMYGESLGIDKLHSTYASKSPFLVERFQEYFLGGVDDMAYWSTNIFHLISFMLDNGTSDCYLPENPIFIQCNTERREKNIKLRKHWQKNEFDGDFTPSVMRADGADNITVDSGVVFQMNSWAKGSVLFVSNVMDAMNMNFTVQYPNHITSPSTSYFVSSPYARLGWAMVTADLNGDGNYHEKTL; from the exons ATGAttaatatttcaaaaataaacactgtttttttatttgagcttattattgtatttaatgcCATAACCAATGTAACAGATATATACAAATGTGTTATTCCTACAGCTCACAGAGCACTGGAGTTCTTCAACCAGATAGAGGGAAATGTTAATTACAGAGAG TTATTACAAAAACATCCTGAGGCATACCAAGCAGGTAGTGTGTACCCTGATGCTTTTTACCAGGGAATATGTGAGCAAG gaaaatgccATGAAGTATCTGAAGATTCACATTGGACACCTTTTCTCAAGACTAGCATTAATTACATCCGAGAAGTCTATCCACAGCCATGGGACAAG aGTGCACAGAGACTGGTGGCCTTCCTGTTTGGTATTGCATCCCACATGGTATCGGATGTGAGCTGGCATAGTTTGAATATCGACCAAGGATTTCTTAAGGCCATGGGGGAA GTTGATTTCTATGGCTCCTATGCTGAAGCTCATCAAACTGGAGATTTTG gtgGTGATGTACTCAGCCGTTATGAACTTAACTTTGACTATCTAGAAGCCAAATG GTACATTCCAGTGAAGGACCTCTTTAACATCTACAACCTCTATTATGGCAAAACCATCATAGAAGAGAACACAATTACTCACTGCACGTACATACTCTTCCTGGAAAT GTATGGGGAATCCCTTGGTATTGATAAG CTTCACTCAACATATGCAAGCAAATCTCCTTTCTTGGTGGAGAGATTCCAGGAATATTTTCTTGGTGGCGTTGATGACATGGCTTATTGGTCTACAAACATATTCCATTTGATCAGTTTCATGTTAGATAATGGTACTAG TGACTGctacttacctgaaaaccctATTTTCATACAATGTAATACTGAGAGGAGGGAAAAGAACAT AAAATTAAGAAAACATtggcaaaaaaatgaatttgatggAGATTTTACTCCCTCGGTCATGAGAGCAGATGGAGCTGATAACATCACTGTGGACTCAGGAGTTGTCTTTCAGATGAATTCTTGGGCAAAG GGCTCTGTGCTGTTTGTGAGCAATGTTATGGATGCAATGAATATGAATTTTACTGTCCAGTATCCAAACCATATTACCAGCCCTTCCACCTCCTACTTCGTCAGTTCACCTTATGCAAGACTTGGATG GGCTATGGTCACAGCAGATCTAAATGGTGATGGAAACTACCATGAAAAAACTTTGTAA
- the LOC121394473 gene encoding serine/threonine-protein kinase mig-15-like: protein MPFCAPRRKRQSESSSLSEIYKPPDGRLTKDVLLGEGGTGDVYQDEDSVCRELMFLQQFSGHKNVASFFGAYYRAPLTECSSELLEIALEYCGGGSLHNLINKTNGQSLKETWIGYVCKEVLKGLHHIHKNRVVHKDIKSLNIMLTETAKVKISE, encoded by the exons ATGCCATTCTGCGCCCCACGGAGGAAG CGACAGTCGGAATCCAGCTCCCTCTCTGAGATTTACAAG CCTCCTGatggtcggctgaccaaggaTGTGCTCCTCGGAGAGGGCGGCACTGGAGACGTCTACCAG GATGAAGACTCAGTCTGCAGGGAGCTGATGTTTCTCCAGCAGTTCAGCGGCCACAAGAACGTCGCCTCTTTCTTTGGAGCCTACTACAGGGCTCCACTCACGGAGTGCTCATCGGAGCTCTTGGAA ATTGCTCTTGAATACTGTGGTGGCGGTTCTCTCCACAACCTCATCAACAAGACCAatggccaatccctgaaggagacctggattggttatgtctgcaaggaggttttaaag GGTCTGCACCACATCCACAAGAACCGGGTCGTTCATAAAGACATAAAGAGCCtgaacatcatgctcacagagacggccaaagtgaagatcagtgagtaa
- the LOC121394697 gene encoding serine/threonine-protein kinase 3-like encodes MAEGQEPYAGQYPVEHLIREAQPPKLRSKTWSQSFVSFLESCLTKDPSERGSAEELLQHPFIKELPPKKIIRAEIEEHLRALQNRPAKKGLKGKAMKQLRRACDFYARNTAEEQKVALQMALEGFPCS; translated from the exons ATGGCCGAGGGACAAGAAC CTTACGCAGGGCAATACCCAGTGGAGCACCTGATCAGAGAAGCCCAACCACCGAAGCTTCGATCAAAGACCTG GTCACAAAGTTTTGTGTCTTTTCTGGAGTCCTGTTTGACGAAGGATCCTTCTGAGAGAGGAAGTGCTgaagaactcctgcagcacccattcaTCAAAGAACTGCCCCCTAAGAAGATCATCAGGGCTGAGATTGAAGAACATCTCCGGGCTCTGCAGAACCGGCCGGCCAAGAAAG GATTGAAGGGAAAAGCTATGAAACAGCTGCGTCGAGCTTGTGACTTCTACGCACGCAACACAGCAGAGGAACAAAAAGTGGCTCTGCAAATGGCCCTGGAGGGCTTTCCCTGTAGCTGA